A stretch of Lycium ferocissimum isolate CSIRO_LF1 unplaced genomic scaffold, AGI_CSIRO_Lferr_CH_V1 ctg3695, whole genome shotgun sequence DNA encodes these proteins:
- the LOC132044136 gene encoding mitochondrial import inner membrane translocase subunit PAM16 like 2-like isoform X2 codes for MAAKILANLIVMGSTILARSFVQAYRQALANASKNGVAQEAVQNIKRASKTMTEAEARQILGVTENSSWEEIVQRYDNLFDQNAKIGSFYLQSKVHRAKECLEAIHQPKEPDEK; via the exons ATG GCTGCGAAAATCCTTGCTAATTTAATTGTCATGGGCTCGACAATATTAGCGAGGTCTTTTGTTCAAGCATATCGTCAGGCACTGGCAA ATGCCTCTAAGAATGGGGTTGCTCAAGAAGCAGTACAGAATATCAAAAGAGCTAGTAAAACGATGACTGAAGCAGAGGCAAGGCAGATTCTTGGTGTCACTGAGAATTCATCATGGGAAGAAATCGTCCAG AGatatgataatttgtttgaccAAAACGCTAAAATTGGAAGCTTCTACCTTCAGTCAAAGGTTCATAGAGCTAAAGAGTGTTTGGAAGCAATTCACCAACCTAAAGAACCAGACGAAAAATAA
- the LOC132044136 gene encoding mitochondrial import inner membrane translocase subunit PAM16 like 2-like isoform X1, whose product MFLPQAAKILANLIVMGSTILARSFVQAYRQALANASKNGVAQEAVQNIKRASKTMTEAEARQILGVTENSSWEEIVQRYDNLFDQNAKIGSFYLQSKVHRAKECLEAIHQPKEPDEK is encoded by the exons ATGTTCTTGCCACAGGCTGCGAAAATCCTTGCTAATTTAATTGTCATGGGCTCGACAATATTAGCGAGGTCTTTTGTTCAAGCATATCGTCAGGCACTGGCAA ATGCCTCTAAGAATGGGGTTGCTCAAGAAGCAGTACAGAATATCAAAAGAGCTAGTAAAACGATGACTGAAGCAGAGGCAAGGCAGATTCTTGGTGTCACTGAGAATTCATCATGGGAAGAAATCGTCCAG AGatatgataatttgtttgaccAAAACGCTAAAATTGGAAGCTTCTACCTTCAGTCAAAGGTTCATAGAGCTAAAGAGTGTTTGGAAGCAATTCACCAACCTAAAGAACCAGACGAAAAATAA
- the LOC132044136 gene encoding mitochondrial import inner membrane translocase subunit PAM16 like 2-like isoform X3, protein MGSTILARSFVQAYRQALANASKNGVAQEAVQNIKRASKTMTEAEARQILGVTENSSWEEIVQRYDNLFDQNAKIGSFYLQSKVHRAKECLEAIHQPKEPDEK, encoded by the exons ATGGGCTCGACAATATTAGCGAGGTCTTTTGTTCAAGCATATCGTCAGGCACTGGCAA ATGCCTCTAAGAATGGGGTTGCTCAAGAAGCAGTACAGAATATCAAAAGAGCTAGTAAAACGATGACTGAAGCAGAGGCAAGGCAGATTCTTGGTGTCACTGAGAATTCATCATGGGAAGAAATCGTCCAG AGatatgataatttgtttgaccAAAACGCTAAAATTGGAAGCTTCTACCTTCAGTCAAAGGTTCATAGAGCTAAAGAGTGTTTGGAAGCAATTCACCAACCTAAAGAACCAGACGAAAAATAA